A genomic segment from Streptomyces sp. NBC_00654 encodes:
- a CDS encoding IS30 family transposase, whose translation MGRPAGWATRLTGRPAMRSPGRPPIRREVERAFWMKIAEGMTSEAAAVSCGVSPVVGSRWFRERGGMPSIQLSTPSGRYLSFTEREEIALLNAQGLGVREIARRLGRDPSTISRELRRNAATRGGQLGYRASIAQWKAELAARRPKTPKLVADERLREYVQDRLAGDVRRPDGTQVTGPKTPRWKGRNKPRRQDRRWATAWSPEQIAGRLRTDFPDDESMRISHEAIYQALYIQGRGALKRELVGCLRTGRALRVPRARARRRANGHVTPEVMISQRPAEAEDRAVPGHWEGDLIIGTGKSAIGTLVERTTRFTMLLHLPRMEGFGTEPRVKNGPALAGLGAEAVRDAIASTITTLPEQLRRSLTWDRGKELAQHARLRVDTGLEIYFADPHSPWQRGTNENTNGLLRQYFPKGTDLSRWQTDDLAAVALALNSRPRKTLGWKTPAEALNEHLLLTQEAGVATTD comes from the coding sequence ATGGGTCGGCCAGCGGGATGGGCCACGCGGCTGACGGGGCGTCCGGCAATGCGGTCGCCGGGACGGCCCCCAATCCGTCGGGAGGTGGAGCGGGCTTTCTGGATGAAGATCGCCGAGGGGATGACCAGCGAGGCGGCGGCGGTCTCGTGCGGCGTATCCCCAGTGGTGGGGTCCCGTTGGTTCCGTGAACGTGGCGGCATGCCGTCGATCCAGCTCAGCACGCCCTCGGGCAGATACCTGTCCTTCACGGAACGCGAAGAAATCGCGCTGCTCAACGCCCAGGGCCTGGGAGTCCGCGAGATTGCACGCCGCCTGGGCAGGGATCCGTCGACCATCTCGCGGGAGCTGCGACGCAACGCGGCCACCCGCGGCGGGCAGCTCGGCTACCGGGCCTCGATCGCCCAGTGGAAGGCGGAACTGGCGGCACGGCGTCCGAAGACGCCGAAGCTCGTGGCCGATGAACGGCTGCGTGAGTATGTGCAGGACCGGCTCGCCGGGGATGTACGTCGTCCGGACGGAACACAGGTCACCGGGCCGAAGACGCCTCGGTGGAAGGGACGGAACAAGCCCCGCCGTCAGGACCGGCGGTGGGCGACGGCCTGGAGTCCCGAGCAGATCGCGGGCCGGCTCAGGACGGATTTCCCCGATGATGAGTCCATGCGCATCTCGCACGAGGCGATCTACCAGGCGCTTTACATCCAAGGACGTGGAGCCCTCAAGCGTGAGCTGGTCGGCTGTCTGCGTACCGGGCGTGCGCTGCGGGTTCCCCGCGCCCGAGCCCGACGGCGGGCGAACGGGCACGTCACCCCCGAGGTGATGATCAGCCAACGACCGGCCGAGGCCGAGGACCGGGCAGTCCCGGGACACTGGGAAGGCGACCTCATCATCGGCACCGGCAAGTCCGCGATCGGCACTCTGGTCGAGCGCACGACCCGGTTTACCATGCTGCTGCACCTGCCCCGGATGGAAGGCTTTGGCACCGAGCCGAGGGTGAAGAACGGGCCGGCGCTGGCCGGTCTGGGTGCCGAGGCCGTCAGGGACGCGATCGCCTCCACGATCACCACGCTGCCCGAGCAGCTGCGTCGCTCGTTGACCTGGGACCGCGGCAAAGAACTGGCACAGCATGCCCGGCTCCGCGTCGACACCGGCCTCGAAATCTACTTCGCGGACCCGCACAGCCCGTGGCAACGCGGCACGAACGAGAATACGAATGGGTTGCTGCGGCAGTACTTTCCGAAGGGCACGGACTTGTCCCGATGGCAGACAGACGACCTCGCAGCCGTTGCACTCGCCCTCAACAGCCGCCCCCGCAAAACCCTCGGATGGAAGACACCCGCTGAAGCCCTCAACGAACACCTACTCTTGACTCAAGAAGCCGGTGTTGCGACAACCGATTGA
- a CDS encoding class I SAM-dependent methyltransferase: MKWNGDEYQARFDHIAAEGGDVHGEAALVRSFQPATALDAGCGTGRVAIELACHGIAVTGVDIDESMLTTARRLAPEIVWRRHDLVGLDLGQSFDVVVMAGNVPLFTPPGTEPALVAGVAGHVRTGGHLVAGFSLDRGYTLDDYDAHCRAVGLVLEARYATWSRDPYADGEYAVSVHRRP; the protein is encoded by the coding sequence ATGAAGTGGAACGGTGACGAGTACCAGGCCCGGTTTGACCACATCGCCGCCGAGGGAGGGGATGTCCACGGCGAAGCCGCGCTGGTCCGCTCCTTCCAGCCCGCCACCGCACTCGACGCGGGCTGCGGTACCGGCAGAGTGGCCATCGAGCTGGCCTGTCACGGCATCGCCGTGACAGGCGTGGACATCGACGAGTCGATGCTCACCACCGCCCGGCGGCTAGCGCCGGAGATCGTCTGGCGCCGGCACGATCTGGTCGGTCTCGACCTGGGACAGTCGTTCGACGTGGTGGTGATGGCGGGTAACGTCCCCCTGTTCACCCCGCCGGGAACGGAACCGGCCCTGGTGGCCGGGGTAGCGGGTCATGTCCGGACGGGCGGGCACCTGGTCGCGGGGTTTTCACTGGACCGGGGTTACACGCTGGACGACTACGACGCCCACTGCCGTGCGGTGGGACTCGTCCTCGAAGCCAGGTATGCGACCTGGTCCCGAGACCCGTACGCCGACGGGGAGTACGCCGTCTCGGTGCACCGCCGACCCTGA
- a CDS encoding MerR family transcriptional regulator yields MTADDSFGRLDDDDYPAYTMGRAAEILGTTHGFLRAIGEARLITPLRSAGGHRRYSRYQLRIAARARELVDQGTAIESACRIVILEDQLEEAQRINAEHHRDTKPPSTPTSA; encoded by the coding sequence GTGACAGCAGACGACTCGTTCGGCCGTCTCGACGACGACGACTACCCCGCCTACACCATGGGCCGGGCCGCCGAAATACTCGGCACCACCCACGGCTTCCTCCGAGCCATCGGCGAAGCCCGCCTCATCACCCCACTCCGCTCCGCAGGCGGCCACCGCCGCTACTCCCGCTACCAGCTGCGCATCGCCGCCCGCGCCCGGGAGCTCGTCGACCAGGGCACCGCCATCGAATCCGCCTGCCGCATCGTCATCCTCGAAGACCAGCTCGAGGAAGCCCAGCGCATCAACGCCGAACACCACCGAGACACCAAGCCGCCCAGCACGCCGACCTCGGCCTGA
- a CDS encoding ISL3 family transposase, with amino-acid sequence MEEVVLRLEELLFPSIADVSVVSVDVSNETIRVEARSTTTGSACSGCGNWSIRVHSSYLRFPADVPSAGRRVVLCLRVRRFACPVAACGRRTFVEQVPGLTRKYGRWTERLRSTLAAVGLTLAGRAGARMAGVFGVSVSRSTVLRLVEALPEPDLPAPRVVGVDEYATRKGRHYGTVLVDVETRRPVDLLPDREASSLAAWLAKRPRIEVVCRDRAPFFAEGATVGAPQAVQVADRWHLWHNLSEAAERCVADHRGCLRGTAPEPSRQVKRSEEPADPTGSPWPTGHRFADRTRSNHAAVHALLAAGHSRRAIQRQLGMTYRTVKLLADATTPEDLFHGQWQGRPSVLDEYKPYLDDRWNQGCTNAWKVWEEIVPLGYKGSYQRVRAYFRTKRLSADPGTAPPPSPRTVAGWILRHPDSVGDVEQLRLKAVLAHCPELEALTGHVRSFAQILTERQGQRLPEWLDAVRQDDLPGLHTLAAGIDRDRAAVIAGLTLPWNSGVVEGHVNRIKMLKRQMFGRAGFALLRKRVLLAP; translated from the coding sequence GTGGAAGAAGTGGTCCTCCGGCTGGAGGAGTTGCTGTTCCCGTCGATCGCGGACGTGTCGGTGGTGTCGGTGGACGTGAGCAACGAGACGATACGAGTCGAGGCCCGCAGCACAACGACCGGTTCGGCGTGTTCGGGCTGCGGGAACTGGTCGATCCGGGTTCATAGCTCCTACCTGCGGTTTCCTGCGGATGTTCCCAGCGCGGGACGCCGGGTGGTGCTCTGTCTGCGGGTCCGCCGCTTCGCCTGCCCGGTCGCTGCGTGCGGGCGGCGGACGTTCGTTGAGCAGGTGCCTGGATTGACCCGGAAGTACGGCCGGTGGACCGAGCGTCTGCGTTCGACGCTGGCGGCGGTCGGCCTCACCCTGGCTGGCCGGGCGGGAGCTCGGATGGCCGGCGTCTTTGGGGTGTCCGTCAGCCGCAGTACGGTGCTGCGGCTCGTCGAGGCTCTGCCCGAGCCGGATCTGCCCGCCCCGAGAGTGGTCGGCGTCGATGAGTACGCGACGCGCAAAGGCCGGCACTACGGCACGGTGCTGGTCGACGTCGAAACGCGACGGCCGGTGGACCTGTTGCCAGACCGAGAGGCATCGAGCCTGGCCGCATGGCTGGCCAAGAGGCCAAGGATCGAGGTTGTCTGCCGGGATCGGGCTCCCTTCTTCGCCGAAGGCGCCACCGTCGGGGCACCGCAGGCAGTGCAGGTCGCGGACCGCTGGCATCTGTGGCACAACCTCAGCGAAGCCGCCGAACGGTGCGTCGCCGACCATCGGGGCTGCCTGCGAGGCACCGCACCCGAGCCATCTCGGCAGGTCAAGAGATCAGAAGAACCAGCTGACCCAACTGGCTCGCCGTGGCCCACCGGCCACCGGTTCGCCGACAGGACCCGGTCCAACCATGCCGCCGTCCACGCCCTGCTGGCGGCCGGCCACAGCCGCCGCGCGATCCAACGCCAGCTGGGGATGACCTACCGCACGGTCAAGCTCCTCGCCGACGCCACCACCCCGGAAGACCTCTTCCACGGCCAGTGGCAGGGCCGCCCCTCCGTTCTCGACGAGTACAAGCCCTACCTGGACGACCGCTGGAACCAGGGCTGCACCAACGCATGGAAGGTGTGGGAGGAGATCGTGCCACTCGGCTACAAAGGCAGCTACCAGCGAGTTCGCGCCTACTTCCGCACCAAACGCCTTTCGGCCGATCCGGGCACCGCACCCCCGCCCTCACCCCGCACCGTCGCCGGCTGGATCCTGCGCCACCCCGACTCCGTCGGCGACGTCGAACAGCTCCGACTCAAGGCCGTCCTGGCCCACTGCCCCGAACTGGAAGCCCTCACCGGACATGTCCGCTCCTTCGCCCAGATCCTCACCGAGCGACAGGGGCAACGGCTGCCCGAGTGGCTCGACGCGGTCCGCCAGGACGACCTGCCCGGTCTCCATACCCTCGCCGCCGGCATCGATCGCGACCGGGCCGCGGTCATCGCCGGGCTCACGCTGCCCTGGAACTCGGGCGTCGTGGAAGGGCACGTCAACCGCATCAAGATGCTCAAACGCCAGATGTTCGGCCGAGCCGGCTTCGCACTCCTGAGGAAACGAGTACTCCTCGCTCCCTGA
- a CDS encoding alpha/beta fold hydrolase: protein MAEDLTRFLAAYDAVLDHWPVPVDRMDLTSMYGTTRVTACGPVDGEPLVLLHGGGATSAVWFANVADLSRTRRVYAVDRIGEAGRSLRGGRPVRSVDDLLDWLDGVLDGLGPGRVDLCGHSYGGWIALTFALRTPQRVRKLALLDPTQCFAGYRAGYLLRALPMLIRPTAQRARAFLAWETHGAEVDPAWLDLYGFAAEFPRTKVVVGKRPRPRQLRSSTVSTLVLLAGDSRAHDIRRVEAAARLHLPHVEIAVLPGLSHHSVPFARAAAFNSMLLDFLGKP, encoded by the coding sequence ATGGCAGAAGACCTGACTCGCTTTCTGGCGGCGTACGACGCCGTCCTGGACCACTGGCCCGTGCCCGTCGACCGGATGGACCTGACGTCGATGTACGGCACAACCCGGGTCACCGCGTGCGGCCCTGTGGACGGGGAGCCGCTGGTGCTGCTGCACGGTGGCGGCGCCACCTCGGCAGTGTGGTTTGCCAACGTGGCCGACCTGAGCCGCACCCGGCGCGTCTACGCCGTCGACCGGATCGGCGAGGCAGGCCGCAGCCTACGCGGGGGCCGCCCCGTCCGGTCCGTCGACGACCTTCTCGACTGGCTGGACGGCGTACTCGACGGCTTGGGCCCGGGCCGCGTCGACCTGTGCGGGCACTCCTATGGGGGATGGATCGCCCTCACCTTTGCGCTGCGCACGCCGCAGCGGGTTCGCAAGCTCGCTCTCCTCGATCCCACCCAGTGCTTCGCTGGATACAGGGCCGGGTACCTGTTACGCGCCCTTCCCATGCTCATCCGGCCCACCGCCCAACGGGCCCGCGCGTTCCTCGCCTGGGAAACCCACGGCGCAGAAGTTGACCCCGCATGGCTGGACCTTTACGGGTTCGCCGCCGAATTTCCGCGCACGAAGGTCGTCGTGGGCAAACGCCCGAGGCCCCGGCAACTGCGGAGCTCGACGGTCTCGACGCTGGTGCTGCTTGCCGGGGACAGCAGGGCGCATGACATTCGGCGCGTTGAGGCGGCGGCGCGGCTGCACCTGCCACACGTCGAGATCGCAGTACTCCCTGGCCTGTCGCACCACAGCGTCCCGTTCGCCCGGGCCGCCGCGTTCAACAGCATGCTCCTGGACTTCCTCGGCAAGCCCTGA
- a CDS encoding SCO5918 family protein has translation MRCVIARFPFDLTRSGVLESMKGIKPEQASGESVIIGRRTYPVKQVGQVVTRQDRRDFSAGEVVRAMTQLGFTCPERPQAPAPARVLNPLQQASAMLGVPVAA, from the coding sequence ATGCGCTGTGTCATCGCCCGCTTCCCGTTCGACCTGACCAGGAGCGGCGTCCTGGAATCGATGAAGGGCATCAAGCCCGAGCAGGCTTCCGGCGAGTCCGTGATCATCGGCCGGCGCACCTACCCCGTCAAACAGGTCGGCCAGGTCGTCACACGCCAGGACCGCCGCGACTTCAGCGCAGGAGAAGTCGTGCGGGCCATGACCCAGCTCGGCTTTACGTGCCCCGAGCGTCCCCAGGCCCCCGCACCCGCCCGCGTTCTCAACCCGTTGCAGCAGGCTTCCGCGATGCTCGGCGTCCCTGTGGCTGCCTGA
- a CDS encoding DUF6415 family natural product biosynthesis protein: MKPNTHTVLHDPRGLFGAGLPLDRAPYERLVAAVLSWTDPAVLTPHDFEQIALQLTGHARAVATDVRHHTDILDEDTGPRALAEILLAEAQRRLSTPHQGTLHCVQNRARLIRTLYGHLDRLQTAPGNATT, encoded by the coding sequence ATGAAACCGAACACGCACACTGTTCTCCACGACCCGCGCGGGTTGTTCGGAGCGGGCTTACCCCTGGACCGTGCCCCCTACGAGCGGTTGGTCGCCGCGGTCCTGTCCTGGACCGACCCGGCCGTCCTCACCCCGCACGACTTCGAGCAGATCGCCCTGCAGCTGACCGGTCACGCCCGCGCCGTCGCCACCGACGTCCGCCACCACACCGACATCCTGGACGAGGACACCGGCCCCCGCGCCCTGGCCGAGATCCTCCTCGCCGAAGCCCAACGCCGCCTCAGCACACCCCACCAGGGCACCCTGCACTGCGTGCAGAACCGGGCCCGCCTCATCCGCACCCTCTACGGACACCTGGACCGCCTCCAGACCGCCCCGGGCAACGCGACCACCTGA
- a CDS encoding DEAD/DEAH box helicase, with product MNPTRTNNRSSRSRAADSGRGGSRFNSTASTRSAAPARSGGSGRSGGHGRRPAAVQGEFALPVTVTPALPAVGAFADLDMPGQLLAALTAQGVSVPFPIQGATLPNTLAGRDALGRGRTGSGKTLAFGLALLARTAGQRAEPRQPLALVLVPTRELAQQVTDALAPYARSVRLRLATVVGGMSIGRQANALRGGAEVLVATPGRLKDLIDRGDCRLDQVAITVLDEADQMADMGFMPQVTALLDQVRPEGQRMLFSATLDRNVDRLVRRYLSDPVVHSVDPSAGAVTTMEHHVLHVHGTDKHRATTEIAAREGRVIMFLDTKRAVDKLTDHLLASGVRAAALHGGKAQSQRTRTLTQFKTGHVTVLVATNVAARGIHVDNLDLVVNVDPPTDHKDYLHRGGRTARAGESGSVVTLVTPNQRRDMTRLMTAAGIVPQTTQVRSGEEALGRITGAQTPSGIPVTITAPVAARRERSRSTGSRGRRSPASAARRVTAHQSSFDAAA from the coding sequence ATGAACCCCACACGTACGAACAACCGCTCTTCCCGCAGCCGTGCCGCCGACTCCGGCCGGGGCGGTAGCCGCTTCAACTCGACCGCCTCGACCCGTTCCGCTGCCCCGGCCCGTTCCGGCGGTTCGGGCCGCTCGGGTGGCCATGGGCGGCGGCCCGCCGCAGTCCAGGGCGAGTTCGCCCTGCCGGTCACGGTCACTCCCGCGCTGCCCGCCGTCGGGGCGTTCGCCGACCTCGACATGCCGGGGCAGCTGCTGGCGGCGCTGACCGCGCAGGGGGTGAGCGTTCCGTTCCCGATCCAGGGGGCGACCCTGCCCAACACCCTCGCGGGCCGCGACGCTCTGGGACGTGGGCGCACCGGCTCCGGCAAGACCCTCGCTTTCGGCCTGGCTCTGCTGGCCCGTACCGCCGGTCAGCGTGCCGAGCCCCGACAGCCGCTGGCCCTGGTCCTGGTGCCGACGCGTGAGCTGGCCCAGCAGGTGACCGACGCCCTGGCCCCGTACGCCCGCTCGGTGAGGCTGCGCCTGGCTACCGTCGTCGGCGGGATGTCGATCGGGAGGCAGGCCAACGCGCTGCGCGGTGGCGCGGAGGTCCTCGTGGCGACGCCGGGCCGGCTCAAGGACCTCATCGACCGGGGTGACTGCCGGCTTGACCAGGTCGCGATCACCGTCCTGGACGAGGCCGATCAGATGGCTGACATGGGCTTCATGCCCCAGGTCACCGCGCTTTTGGACCAGGTACGCCCCGAGGGCCAGCGGATGCTGTTCTCCGCCACCCTGGACCGCAACGTCGACCGCTTGGTCCGCCGCTACCTCAGCGACCCGGTCGTCCACTCCGTCGACCCCTCAGCCGGTGCGGTCACGACGATGGAACACCACGTCCTGCACGTCCACGGCACCGACAAGCACCGGGCGACGACCGAGATCGCGGCGCGCGAAGGCCGGGTGATCATGTTCCTGGACACCAAGCGGGCCGTGGACAAGCTCACCGACCACCTGCTGGCCAGCGGTGTGAGAGCCGCCGCTCTGCACGGCGGGAAGGCGCAGTCGCAGCGCACCCGGACCCTGACCCAGTTCAAGACCGGGCACGTCACTGTGCTCGTGGCCACGAACGTCGCCGCCCGCGGCATCCACGTCGACAACCTCGACCTCGTCGTCAACGTCGACCCGCCGACCGACCACAAGGACTACCTCCACCGCGGCGGCCGAACCGCGCGGGCAGGGGAGTCCGGCAGCGTCGTCACCCTCGTCACCCCCAACCAGCGCCGAGACATGACCCGCCTCATGACCGCCGCCGGCATCGTGCCCCAGACCACCCAGGTCCGCTCCGGCGAAGAGGCACTCGGCCGCATCACCGGCGCCCAGACCCCCTCCGGCATTCCCGTGACGATCACCGCACCAGTGGCCGCGCGGCGTGAGCGCAGCCGCAGCACGGGCTCCCGCGGCCGACGCAGCCCCGCCTCCGCGGCCCGGCGCGTGACCGCGCATCAGTCTTCCTTCGACGCGGCTGCCTGA
- a CDS encoding thioesterase II family protein, giving the protein MSENWLVDLVPAERQGRVAYLFPHAGAGVSAVLALGRALAGDLRPVAVRLPGRESLLDEDPIDDLLALAGRLAEAIRTHADEAEIVLYGHSSGSVLAYETARALEPCGAALLVASAQQAPGTAVRTAAGCWDRPDEEFFAQVVADGYLPADLLGAPDILEMVAPALRADYRATHEHLTGTARWTPLASPILTIRGTEDLTVAEEDIAAWSALTTVGHTTAQIAAGHNLLRDRPAELADAIRHALP; this is encoded by the coding sequence TTGAGCGAGAACTGGCTGGTGGACCTCGTGCCCGCCGAGCGGCAGGGGCGGGTGGCCTACCTCTTCCCGCACGCGGGAGCAGGCGTCAGCGCCGTGCTGGCACTGGGCCGGGCGCTGGCAGGGGATCTGCGCCCAGTGGCGGTCCGTCTGCCGGGGAGGGAGTCGCTGCTCGACGAGGACCCGATCGACGACCTTCTGGCACTGGCCGGGCGACTGGCCGAAGCCATCCGTACCCACGCGGACGAGGCGGAGATTGTCCTCTACGGCCACTCGTCGGGGTCGGTTCTGGCGTACGAGACGGCCCGCGCACTGGAGCCGTGCGGTGCCGCCCTTCTCGTGGCCTCGGCACAACAGGCACCGGGGACAGCCGTCCGTACGGCCGCCGGGTGCTGGGACCGCCCGGACGAGGAGTTCTTCGCCCAGGTCGTCGCGGACGGCTACCTGCCCGCCGACCTGCTCGGCGCCCCGGACATCCTGGAGATGGTCGCTCCGGCGCTGCGCGCGGACTACCGGGCGACCCACGAGCACCTCACCGGAACGGCACGATGGACACCGCTGGCGTCGCCGATCCTCACTATCCGCGGCACCGAGGACCTCACCGTCGCCGAGGAGGACATCGCCGCGTGGTCGGCGCTGACGACGGTCGGCCACACGACCGCACAGATCGCCGCGGGCCACAATCTGCTGCGCGACCGTCCCGCAGAGCTGGCCGACGCAATCCGGCACGCGCTGCCCTGA
- a CDS encoding CBS domain-containing protein gives MTLVQMQPRSTNATAVGRTVAEAMDTAGPQVCDDTTVEVALSVMASARTRHLLVCDDSGRCTGLVTHAQLAAVRDGSAYSDRIQLRDILGDRRPFTSPVTTMAEAGHMMRYSDVDALPVVDEHGSALGVLAVAR, from the coding sequence TTGACGCTGGTCCAGATGCAGCCCCGCTCGACGAATGCCACTGCCGTAGGCAGGACGGTGGCCGAAGCCATGGACACCGCCGGGCCACAGGTCTGTGACGACACGACCGTCGAGGTGGCCCTGTCCGTCATGGCCAGTGCCCGCACCAGGCATCTGCTCGTCTGCGACGACAGCGGCCGGTGTACCGGACTGGTCACTCACGCGCAGCTCGCAGCAGTTCGCGACGGCTCCGCGTACTCGGACAGGATCCAGCTGCGGGACATCCTCGGAGACCGACGGCCGTTCACCTCACCGGTGACCACCATGGCCGAAGCCGGGCACATGATGCGCTACAGCGACGTCGACGCCCTGCCTGTGGTCGACGAACATGGCAGTGCCCTGGGCGTCCTCGCCGTCGCCCGCTGA
- a CDS encoding MarR family transcriptional regulator produces MDEGERGLRVVHQLRAITVELDLVGAEFAQRNSLHPTDLRALICLLDAARAHTLATPGWLGRQLGLNSAGTTALVDRLERLGHVRRTRDSRDRRRVLLEVDERAVALGQSFFGPLITEVVAATRTFSDTELATIQRFLLNVHEVVAAQRDPSSLLTPSPVPQKKRGPQ; encoded by the coding sequence ATGGATGAAGGAGAGCGTGGACTGCGGGTTGTGCATCAGCTACGTGCCATCACCGTCGAACTCGACCTGGTCGGAGCCGAGTTCGCGCAACGCAACAGCCTGCACCCGACCGACCTGCGTGCCCTGATCTGCCTGTTGGATGCCGCTCGGGCGCACACGCTCGCGACGCCCGGCTGGCTCGGGCGGCAGCTCGGCCTGAACTCCGCGGGCACCACGGCCCTTGTCGACCGGCTCGAGAGGCTCGGCCACGTGCGGCGCACACGAGACAGCCGCGACCGACGCCGTGTGCTGCTCGAGGTTGATGAACGGGCAGTCGCTCTCGGACAGTCGTTCTTCGGACCGCTGATCACGGAGGTCGTCGCTGCGACGCGGACCTTCTCCGACACGGAGCTGGCAACAATCCAGCGCTTTCTACTGAACGTGCACGAGGTCGTCGCCGCACAGCGAGACCCTTCGAGCCTGCTCACCCCAAGTCCCGTGCCGCAGAAGAAGCGAGGGCCTCAGTGA
- a CDS encoding cold-shock protein produces the protein MASGTVKWFNAAKGFGFIEQDGGGADVFAHFSNIAAQGFRELLEGQKVTFDIAPGQKGPTAENIVPA, from the coding sequence ATGGCGTCAGGCACTGTGAAGTGGTTCAACGCAGCCAAGGGTTTCGGCTTCATCGAGCAGGACGGTGGCGGCGCTGACGTGTTCGCCCACTTCTCGAACATCGCCGCCCAGGGCTTCCGTGAGCTGCTCGAAGGCCAGAAAGTCACCTTCGACATCGCACCGGGCCAGAAGGGCCCGACGGCCGAGAACATCGTTCCCGCCTGA
- a CDS encoding IS1380 family transposase, protein MQGIGSRAKLHVSTDGSGVVGHAGARLLADLAEATGLTGAYSTALGPLRPRGTGHDPGRTATDLAVMLADGGEAIADLAVLRDQGEVFGPVASTPTAWRLLADIDGAVLASLRAARASAREVAWMQAAETGQGIPAVRAGGRELPGLVLDLDATLITCHSEKEAAAPTYKGGFGFHPLLCFLANTGEALSGRLRPGNAGANTAADHITVLDDALAQIPDVHRHGTDILVRTDSAGSAKAFLAHIRALREHGLNLRFSVGCAVTEPVRRAVRAIPDACWHPALDQNGTLRDGAEVAELTGMVDLTGYPADTRIIVRRERPHPGAQLSLFDQDEGLRHQVFLTDTPSCGGGPAQFLEARHRGHATVEDHIRCGKTTGFGRFPSRDFAINAVWLELSLAATDLLAWTRVLLLNGELATAEPKKLRYRLLHVAARLTRGGRHLRLRISATWPWRNELADAFHRLAAPPRPAG, encoded by the coding sequence GTGCAGGGTATCGGTTCTCGTGCCAAGCTCCACGTCTCCACTGACGGTTCGGGGGTGGTGGGGCACGCGGGCGCACGGTTGCTGGCGGATCTCGCCGAGGCCACCGGCCTGACAGGCGCGTACTCCACTGCGCTCGGGCCGCTACGTCCGCGTGGCACCGGGCACGATCCGGGTCGGACCGCCACCGATCTCGCGGTGATGCTCGCCGACGGCGGTGAGGCGATAGCGGATCTGGCCGTGCTGCGGGACCAGGGCGAGGTATTCGGACCGGTCGCCTCCACGCCCACCGCCTGGCGGTTGCTCGCCGACATCGACGGGGCAGTGCTTGCTTCGCTGCGAGCGGCCCGCGCCTCAGCCCGGGAAGTCGCCTGGATGCAGGCCGCCGAGACCGGCCAGGGCATACCCGCCGTCCGGGCCGGCGGACGAGAACTTCCCGGCCTGGTCCTGGACCTCGACGCCACGCTGATCACCTGCCACTCCGAGAAAGAAGCGGCCGCACCCACCTACAAGGGCGGCTTCGGCTTCCACCCGCTGTTGTGCTTCCTGGCCAACACCGGCGAAGCACTGTCCGGCCGGCTCCGGCCCGGGAACGCCGGTGCCAACACCGCCGCCGATCACATCACTGTGCTGGACGACGCTCTCGCACAGATTCCCGACGTCCACCGGCACGGCACCGACATTCTTGTCCGCACCGACAGTGCCGGATCCGCGAAAGCCTTCCTCGCCCACATCCGGGCTCTGCGTGAGCACGGCCTCAACCTGCGGTTCTCGGTCGGATGCGCGGTCACCGAGCCGGTCCGCCGTGCTGTCCGAGCCATACCCGACGCTTGCTGGCACCCCGCCCTGGACCAGAACGGAACTCTGCGTGACGGCGCCGAGGTCGCCGAGCTCACCGGCATGGTCGACCTGACCGGCTACCCGGCCGACACCCGCATCATCGTGCGCCGGGAGCGCCCGCACCCCGGAGCCCAGCTCTCCCTGTTCGATCAGGACGAGGGCCTGCGCCATCAGGTCTTCCTCACCGACACCCCGTCCTGCGGTGGCGGTCCCGCCCAGTTCCTGGAGGCCCGTCACCGCGGGCATGCCACCGTCGAGGACCACATCCGATGCGGCAAGACCACCGGCTTCGGCCGCTTCCCCTCCCGGGACTTCGCCATCAACGCCGTCTGGCTCGAACTCAGCCTCGCGGCGACCGACCTGCTGGCCTGGACCCGCGTCCTGCTGCTGAACGGCGAACTGGCCACTGCCGAACCGAAAAAGCTCCGCTACCGACTGCTGCACGTCGCCGCCCGCCTCACCCGAGGCGGCCGACACCTCCGCCTGCGGATATCGGCGACCTGGCCATGGAGAAACGAACTCGCCGACGCTTTCCATCGCCTTGCCGCACCGCCCCGACCAGCCGGCTGA